CAAATGTCAACTATTGACGGTGTTAATTATGAGTTAAGTGTAACACAATTTGCCAATGGTGATATTCAATTTCAAGAGGTTGGAACATCTACGGTTTATGGTGCCAATAGTTTTCCAACTGGCACAGCCACAGCAGGAGGAATGGCTATTCCTGTAACTTTTGGATTTTATGAGGTTACTTTTAATTTAAACACAGGTGACTACTCTTTTGATATTCCTGATATTGGTATTGTTGGTGATCTGTGAAGAGGTTGGTCTGATAGTACTAATCAAACAGATATCTTAATGAGTTCTTCTGATGGCGATACTTATTCTTTAAATGCTCAAGTGTTAACAGACGGTGAATTGAAATTTAGACAAAATTTAAGTTGGGATACAAATTGGGGAGGAACAGGTTTTCCTAGTGGTAACGCTGTGTTTAACTCTTCTGATAATATTCCTGTAACTGCTGGTACTTATGACATCAGTTTCTTTAGAGATAATCTAACTTATACGTTTACAACTTTATCTGTTGAAGATTTAGCTTTTAATCAATTTAAGTTATATCCTAATCCAACTAAAGATGTTTGGGTATTTAATAATCCTGGAACGAGTATAAAAACCATTCAAATTTTTGATGCGTTTGGTAAAACCGTTTTAGAGCTCAAGCCTAATTCTACTCAAGCAGAAGTGAGTGCTCAAGTCTTATCGCAAGGCTTATACTTAGCAAAAGTTAGTTTAGTTGATGGTTCTGAAACTACTGTAAAAATTATCAAACAGTAGCTTTACTAAATATCTATAAAACAGATAAGGCTTCCTGATTGGAAGCCTTTTGTGCTAATCCAATTTATAAATTATCTGTACGTTATATCACCACCCGATGATTCGTTTTTATCTAATTTCACACTTGGCTTGTTGTGGTAGATAATATCTGAACCACTTGAAGCACTTCCAACCAAGACTTCTAAAGGATAAACATTAATAGTTGACCCTGAGCTGGCTGTTGCAGTTACGTTTATAGCTTTTAGGTTTTTAGCCTCAATATCTGATCCACTAGACGAATTAGCGGTAAGTTCATCGGTGTAACCTTCAATATTCAGGTCAGAACCGCTTGATGATGTGGCTTGTAAAGATTGGATTTTTCCTATAAGATGTAAATCAGAACCGCTACTTGAGTTAGCCACAACATCGGTTGAAGATATTTTTAATTTCATATCTGAGCCACTACTACTGCTACAGTTTAATTTTTGAGATTTTACATTTAATTCTACATCTGAACCGCTGGAAGATGAAATGTTGATATCATTAAAGTTTAATTGTTCTTTGGCAAACAAATTAATTCCAGACGAAGCTTTTAAGTGAGTCAAACTATCAGCAAAATAAATGGTGAGTAATTTAGAATCGGCTTTACCTATATTGTCTTTACTTTTAGTTCCAATTTTAAGCTTTAAATCGTCTTGGTCTATTTTGAGCTCTTCTATAAGATTTTTATTAGCTTTTATAACCAACTTGTTTTCATCGGCTTGAACTAATTTAATATCCCAAGCATTGGCAAGTGATAATTCTTCAAAACGAGACAGTTCAAATTCTTTTTCAGTGACTTCGCCTTCACCTTTTATGGTGTTATAGCCGTCAATGTTGCATTGTGCATTGAAAATTAAAATGGCAAATGATAGATATTTAACTAATGTTGTCATGAGTTTTGGGTTTAGAGGTTATTGATAAAGACGTAAATTTACTCCTTAGGGTTGCCTGAAGGTTCAATTTTTTCACAACTTGCACACCATAATTTGTCATCGTTTAGAACATATATCTCATCATACTTGCTTTCACTTTCAAGGGGATGAAAATAGTTTTCGACAAAATTATCAGTGTTTTTATCTAAACTGATTTTTACATATTCAGGAATATAGATATCAATATCAACGCCAAGATAATTGTCATTCAATTCTTTAGGTGAAAGGAAATAACTGTTTAAAGAAATTTGATCATCATCAATTTGATAGTTGTATGTTATCAATTTGGCTTGATTTCGAGCCTTGTTTTCATCAAAGGCATAAGTCCATTTTGAAATTCTGATGTAAGCATTATTATCACTGGTGTGATTAAATTTTACATCAACATTGGAATTGTATAAAATTCTTTTGTCATTTTCATCATAAGTGATTTTTTCTTGGTTTTTCTTAAATGGTGAAACGGTATAATTCAAATTACCTTTCATTTTGATAAATAAAGTGTCTTGCGGTTTGATATTTAGACTTGTCGTATTAACAATTTCACCAGAAACTCGCTCTCTCAAAGAAGAATTGATACCTATAAAAATAAGACTTACAATACTTAAAAACCATAAAACACTGATACTGATCACAAATGTTTTACTGACACGTTTCAAGTTTGAAAACAGCAGTCTTAAGCTGAGAATAAAAATCAAAATTAATGGCACAGCAATGGCAATGAACGATGAAACAATCACTAACCAAGCAGGAACACCATTGTAAATCAGACCATCTAATCTTATGATTTCATAATCAATTAAATCAAAACTTCCAAACAAACTATCGCCGCCAAGTCCTAAAGCGACGAAGATTAAGCTTAAAAGTCCTAATCCAGAAAATAACATTAAGACAAAACCTATGATCTTGACTAAAACTTTTCCAATTTTGATGATAATATTTTCAAGTTCACTAAAAAAAGAAGAAATACTGCTTTGTACACGTTTTGAATGCTTTTTGACATCAACATCTTTTATTTTTTCAGAAACGTTGTCATAACTTTCTTTAATTTTTTTTTCAATATTAGAAAGGTTAATGGGTTCGCCTTTCATCGCTAATTTTTCGGCAGTAGTTTTGGCTTCAGGGACAAGAATCCAAAATAAGATGTAAATCAAAATTGCCCAACCAAATGAAAGTATAGCAAACAAAATCCACGATAATCTTACCCAAACTACATCAATGCCAAGATAATGAGCTAAACCCGCAGAAACACCACTGATATAAGATTGGTCTTTGTCGCGATATAGTTTTTTTTCTACTTTTTGATAAGCTTGACTATGCTGATTGTCTTCATCATCAGAGATACTATAATCTTTAGGCTCGCCCATAATTTTGATGATTTCGTTGACATCTTCAGTCGTGATGACTTGTTTATCAGAAATCATTCTCTCTATAAAGAGTTCGGCGATTCGAGATTCTATATCTTGAATAATTTCATCACGACTCGCTTCGTTAGCCAAATATGATTTTATGGCATCTAAATAGTTTTTGAGAACCTTATAGGCGTTTTCGTCAATATGAAAAATCTGATTGGCAATATTGATATCTAAGGTTTTATTCATCTTATTTTGTTTTTGAGTTGGTTATGGTTTTCACAGCAATTTGTAAATCTGTCCAAGAGGCTGTAAGTTCATCTAAAAACGCTTGTCCACTGGATGTTAATTTATAGTATTTTCTCGGTGGTCCGCCAGTAGATTCTTCCCAGCGGTATTCAAGAAGTTCAGCATTTTTTAGCCTGGTTAGTAGTGGATAAATCGTGCCTTCAACCACAATGAGTTTTGCAGACTTGAGTTCGTCAAGAATTTCAGCGACATAAGCATCTTTGTTTTTAAGTATTGAAAGAATGCAATATTCTAAAATTCCTTTACGCATCTGTGCTTTTGTGTTTTCTATATTCATAATTGTTTTTGCTTGATAATAAAGAGATATAGTAATATCTGACACAAAGATACATCTATTATAAGTTACTTTGTATAGCATAGTAGTATAAATTAACATATATTTAATATATCAGTGTGATTGTTTTGTTGATTTCAATCAAAGTAAATAACTGGCTTAGCCTTTTTTTAAACTTTAGAAAAGTTTATTTTTACAATTAAAAAAATGATTTTGAAACCCAGTAAAGTCAATTGGTATTTGCTGTTTAAATTGCCTTCAGCATGGATTTGTGGTGTTCGGCTTAAATCTATAGAGGCTTCAAAAAGTCAAGTTACTGTAAAACACCGATGGATAAATCAAAATCCGTTTAAGAGTTTATACTTTGCAGTGCAAAATATGGCGACGGAGCTAAGCACTGGCGTTTTAGTGATGCAGGCCATTCAATCTCAAAACCAGAAAGTCTCTATGCTTGTGATAGAATCTCATTCAGAATTTTTTAAAAAAGCAACGGGTCGTATCAGATTTGAATGCCAAGAAGGGCAAAAAATAAATAGAATTATAGATGAAAGCCTTAGAAAGCCTTAAACAGAAACGAATCATAAAGGCTTTTGAAACAGTGATGATTTGGTTTCGCATATTCAATTTCAAATGTAAAGGCTGTAAAACCAAAGTTGACAAAAGTGACGATTTGAATTCGCAATTCAATTTCAAATGGAGTGTAAAACCAAAGTAAACAGGTATAAATCTCAGAATTATACCTCTTGATCAGTAGGTTTTAAGCTTTTCATCACGGCTTTGATGTTAGAGACATATTGTTTTTGAATCAATTGCTCGTCTATATTAGCATCCTCGCTTTTTATGACGGTTGTTTTTTTGTCTATTTTTGTAGTTTCAACTTCTTTTTTGCGTTGATGGTCTATCCAAAGTCTTTTGCATATGGTGATTAGCCAAGTTTTAAACTCGTAGTTGTCATCGTAAGTTTCTATTTTATCAAAAGCTTTAGCAAAAGTTTGAATACATATTTCTTCTGAAAGATAATTATTATGTGTGAGCTTTAATAAATAGTTGTAAACATAGTCCCAATGGTTTTCCAAAAGGGCATTAAAACCTTTTTGGTGACCTTCTTTTGCTGAATTGATATGCTCCTTTTGATTGTTCAAGACCAAGTTTTTTTTGGTGATAGCAAATTAAACATAAACAAATAAAACTGAAATAAAACCAGAGTTATTTCCAAAAAATATTGTGATAACCATAAATCTTTGGTTAGTAGTTTTTTAAAAATCTTTCTGTTGATAAGCATTTTAGTACATAATAAAACCAGCAACAAACTTATATACCAACCTGACAACTCGTTTTCTATTTCAAACAAAATTGTTGATGGCAAAACAAAACCCCAAAACATCAATCGTGTCAAGTATTGAAAGGCTAATAAATATTTATGCAATACTTTATAATGTGGAGCAGTTGTGATATGTCTGCGTTTTTGGGCTAACCAAGATTTGAACGAAGTTTCAGGTTGACTCTCTACATAGGTTTTAGGATTTAAGCACAACCTAAAATTTGCACTTGCAGAAGCTTGATTGATAAACAAATCATCATCGCCTGACAAAATATGTTGATGAGACTTAAAACCGTTAAGGCTGTTATAAAGACTTTTGGTATAAGCCAAATTCCGACCAACACCCATATAGCTCATTCCTGAATTGGAATAGGCAAAATAATTTAATGCGGTAATAAAGGTTTCAAAACGAATAAGTTGATTTAAAAATCCACGCTTTTTTTGATAAGGTGAAAATCCTAAAATTATCGAATTTTTGTCTTTGTAATAGTGTTGAATTTCAGATAACCAATTATGGCTTAAAGGTTTGCAATCCGCATCGGTGAACACTAAATGTTCATATTTTGCAATTTCAATCCCTTTTCGAACCGCATTTTTTTTAGATGAAGCTTTGCCGTATTTTATGTTTACTATTTTTAAGTTTGAATAGTTTTGAGCAAAGGTTTTTAGAATGTTTAAAGTTTCATCATCTGATTGGTCATTGACTATAACAATTTCAAACTCTGGATGATGTTGTTTGAGTATAAAAGGAAGGTTTTTCTTTAGAAGATTAGCTTCATTTTTTGCGACTATAATCACTGATAGTTTTTTATGCTCTTTTTGTGGATAACAATGATCAGGAATATTTAAGAATGATAAGTAAAGTAATAAATCAAAAACAAAATAAAGTAATAGCCATATTAACCAAGTCAACTCAAGCCAAGTCAACATGATTTAGGCTTTTGGAGTAATCACAGTCTTTTTGCTCGGCAGGGCTTTTACCACAAAAGCTACAAGCTTCACCATCTTTATTCAAAAATGGACTTTGACTTGCACAGGTTCCAGCAAACTTACCGTCTTTTTTGCCCCAAATTTTTATAGCAATTCCAGCAAAAGCAAGTCCCAATAATATGATAGTAATTATGAGTAATTCCATAGTACAAATGTAATAAATTTGTAGATAATATAATTTTAGTTGTCTTTTTTATTTAAATTTAACAAGCAATTTGATATTAATGAAACTCGCTAAGTTTGTTTTTCATACATTATTAGGTTGGTCTATAAAAGGTCAATTTTCAAAAGATATTCCTAAAACAGTCGTTGTTGTTGCACCACATACCAGTTGGCACGACTTCTATATCGGTATTTTAGCGAGAAAAGTTGTAAATATTCCCATACATTATGTCGCCAAAAAAGAATTGTTTGATTCGCCCTTTGGTTGGTATTTCCGTTGGATGGGTGGCGAGCCTATCGATAGAACTTCTTCTCAAAATAAAGTTCAACAAATTGTTAATATTTTTAAATCAAAACAAGAATTTAGATTAGCCATCACGCCAGAAGGGACACGTAAAAAAGTCAAAACTTGGAAAAGTGGCTTTTATCACATTGCACATACTGCTCAAGTGCCTATTACTTCTGTCGCATTTGACTATGCAACTAAAACCGTTTCGATTTCAAAACCTTTTTACACGACAGGCAATTATGATAAAGATTTAAAACACATCAAGTCTTTTTATAGTGGTGTAGTTGGCAAAATACCTGAATATACCTAACAAAAATGTTATTCTAAAAAACAAAATTAAAAACTTTAATGCCACTTTGTCAGAAAGCTTAAATTGGTATTTGTTTTGGTCATTAAAATTGAATTCAAATAAAAAAATATTTAAAATGGCAAATGGTAATATTAATGTTTCGGTAGAAAATATTTTTCCACTGATCAAAAAATTTCTCTACAGCGATCACGAAATTTTCCTTCGAGAACTCATCTCAAATGCAACAGACGCAACTCAAAAACTCAAACACCTAACTCGAATTGGCGAAGCTAAAATCGATATTGGCAATCCGCAAATTGAAGTTAAAATCAACAAAGACAACAAAACGCTTCACATCATAGACCAAGGTATTGGTATGACAGAAGACGAAGTCAAGAAATACATCAACGAAGTGACTTTTTCAGGTGCAGAAGAATTTCTTGAAAAATATAAAGACAAAGATTCAAAAGACGCTGGCATCATCGGTCATTTTGGGCTTGGGTTTTATTCGGCATTTATGGTGGCTCATAAGGTTGAAATTTTTACCAAATCTTGGAAAGACGCTCCAGCAGTGCATTGGTCTTGCGAAGGTACAACTGAATTTACCCTTGAAGAAACTGACAAGAAAACCGATCGCGGTACAGAAATCATTCTTCATATTAATGATGATGAAAAAGAATTTCTTGAAGACCACAGAATTTCTGAACTCTTAAATAAATACAACAAATTTATGCCTGTTCCAATCAAATTTGGAACCAAAGAAAAAGAACTTCCTAAAGCAGAAGATGCTAAAGAAGATGAAGAACCTAAAAAGGTCACAGTTGATAATATCATAAACAATCCTAATCCAGCTTGGACTAAGCAACCTGCAGATTTAGAAGACAAAGATTACAAAGACTTCTACAGAGAATTGTATCCGATGCAATTTGAAGAGCCTTTGTTTCACATCCATTTGAATGTTGATTATCCATTCAATTTGACGGGAATTTTATATTTCCCTAAAATGACACAGGAATTGGCGGCTCAAAAAGATAAAATCCAACTCTATCAAAACCAAGTTTTTGTTACCGACAATGTTGAAGGGATTGTGCCAGAATTTCTAACAATGCTTCGCGGTGTGATTGATTCGCCTGATATTCCTTTAAATGTTTCGCGTTCATACTTACAATCCGATGGAGCGGTTAAGAAAATCTCAAGCTATATCTCCAGAAAAGTTGCAGATAAGTTAAATTCATTGTTCAACAACAACCGTGAAGAATTTGAGCAAAAGTGGAACGATATCAAAGTTGTGATAGAATACGGAATGCTTACAGAAGATAAATTTTTTGAAAAAGCCCAAAAATTTGCACTTTATCCAACTGTAGATGACAGCTATCTTACCTTTGACGAACTCAAAGAAAAAATAGAAAAAACTCAAACCGACAAAGATGACAAGCTCGTTATTCTTTATGCATCAGACAAAGAAGCACAACACACTTATATTGAATCTGCTAAGGACAAAGGCTATGAAGTTTTGCTTTTAGACTCGCCAATCGTTTCACATTTGATTCAAAAAATAGAAACCGAAAACGAAAACAAAGTTTCATTTGTCAGAGTTGACAGCGACCATATTGACAATCTTATCAAAAAAGACGAAGACAAAGTCTCTAAGCTTGATGAGAAACAAAAAGAAACTTTGAAAAAAGAATTTGAAGAAGTCGTACCTAAAGAAAAATACACAGTTCAACTTGAAGATATGGATTCTAGTGCCATGCCTTTAATGATTACACAACCCGAGTTTATGCGTCGTATGAAAGAAATGCGACAAACCGGTGGCGGTGGTGGAATGTTTGGTATGGGCAATATGCCAGAGATGTATAATTTGGTTGTGAACACCAATCATCCACTTATTGAAGACATTTTAAACACCAAAACCAAAAAGAAAAAACAGCGTTTAATCAATCAATCACTTGATTTAGCTTTGTTGTCGCAAAATCTATTAAAAGGTGAAGCCATGACAAAATTTATTAAACGCAGTTTTGAGATGGTGAAGTAAAAATTCTTGATTTAATAAAAAGCCGATGTTTAATTTAAGCATCGGCTTTTTTATTTCTTTTTGTTTTAGAGATGTATACTAATAAGTTATAAACTAGATAAATAATTGTAATTTTAATTAAAATCAAATATGGTTGCTGTTTCTTTTTTTATTATTGTAGAATATTAATTTTAACTTTTTTTTAAACTTTAATGTTTTGATTCTTAGTTTTTTAATTCTATTACCTATATTTGGAGCGTATGAATAAGGGGTTTATTTTACTAATCAGTTTATTTTGTTTGCCTATTTTTGGTGCATACAGTCAGGTTTTGTCTCCTTTAAATCCATTTAATAACTTCTTTCAGGCACTAAACGCTACTGCTACAATCGAAGGCAGAGTTTATCAAGATGATAATGGTAACGGTATTCAAGATGCAGGTGAAAATGGTTTAGAAAATATCGTGGTGATTGTTATTGATAGTAATAACACAGGTTCAACTACTACTACTGATGCTAATGGTGACTGGTCAAAAGTTGTTATTCCTGGTAATACGCTTGTTTTTATACAAACAACAGATCTTCCAGCAGGTTTCATTCAAACGGAAGGAGACGATCCAACTTTAGTTGATGTGGCCGATAATTCTGTAACTGACGCGGGTAATGATGGTTATGCTTTAATAGGTAATATAAATGGCTTAGTTTATTTTGACGTCAATGGTAACGGCACTCAAGATACAGGAGAATCTGGTATTCCTAATATAGATGTTCAAATTGATGATGCTTTTGGCAACTCTTTTAATGTAGTTACAGATGCAAATGGTGAATGGAACGCAGATGTATTAGCTGGTAACGTTACATCTACAATTGATGAATCTGACCCAGATTTTCCTACTGGAGCTATTCAAACTGAAGGCACAAATCCTACTACTACAGCAATTATAGGAGCCGGAATATTTTCAGAAACAGACGGTTTCTTTGTTCCAGACCCAAATGATACAGGCAGTTTAACAGGACATTTGTATTTGGATGCCAACGGCAATGGCATGCAAGACGCAGGAGAATTGGATTTAGCAGATGTCGATGTTTTGATTACCGATAGCCAAAACAACACTCAAACGGTTACCACAGATGCCAATGGCGATTGGTCAGTAATCGTACCAACAGGCAATACCGAAAGCGATATTGATGAAACTGATACTGACTTCCCAACAGGTGCAACACAAACCGAAGGCACTGATCCGACGATGACTTTAGTCGTTCCAAACGCAACAAGTTTTAGTGAGAATGACGGTTTCTTTGTTCCAGACCTTAATGAAACAGGCACTTTAACAGGACATTTGTATTTGGATGCCAACGGCAATGGCACGCAAGACGCAGGAGAATTGGATTTAGCTGACGTCGATGTTTTGATTACCGATAGCCAAAACAACACTCAAACCGTAACCACAGATGCTAATGGCGATTGGGCAGTAATCGTACCAACAGGCAATACCGAAAGCGATATTGATGAAACCGATACTGATTTTCCAATAGGTGCTATACAAACCGAAGGCACAGATCCGACGATGACTTTAGTCGTTCCAAACGCAACAAGTTTTAGTGAAAACGACGGTTTTTTTGTTCCAGACCCAAATGATACAGGCACGTTAACAGGACATTTGTATTTGGATGCCAACGGCAATGGCATGCAAGACGCAGGAGAATTGGATTTAGCAGATGTCGATGTTTTGATTACCGATAGCCAAAACAACACTCAAACGGTTACCACAGATGCCAATGGCGATTGGTCAGTAATCGTACCAACAGGCAATACCGAAAGCGATATTGATGAAACTGATACTGACTTCCCAACAGGTGCAACACAAACCGAAGGCACTGATCCGACGATGACTTTAGTCGTTCCAAACGCAACAAGTTTTAGTGAGAATGACGGTTTCTTTGTTCCAGACCTTAATGAAACAGGCACTTTAACAGGACATTTGTATTTGGATGCCAACGGCAATGGCACGCAAGACGCAGGAGAATTGGATTTAGCTGACGTCGATGTTTTGATTACCGATAGCCAAAACAACACTCAAACCGTAACCACAGATGCTAATGGCGATTGGGCAGTAATCGTACCAACAGGCAATACCGAAAGCGATATTGATGAAACCGATACTGATTTTCCAATAGGTGCTATACAAACCGAAGGCACAGATCCGACGATGACTTTAGTCGTTCCAAACGCAACAAGTTTTAGTGAAAACGACGGTTTTTTTGTTCCAGACCCAAATGATACAGGCACGTTAACAGGACATTTGTATTTGGATGCCAACGGCAATGGCACGCAAGACGCAGGAGAAATGGATTTAGCAGATGTCGATGTTTTGATTACCGATAGCCAAAACAATGTTCAAACCGTAGCCACAGATGCCAATGGCGATTGGTCTGTTGTAGTTCCAACTGGCAATACCGAAAGCGACATCGATGAAACCGATACTGATTTTCCAACAGGAGCGACACAAACCGAAGGCACTGATCCAACGATGACTTTAGTCGTTCCAAATACAACAAGTTTTAGTGAAAACGACGGTTTCTTTGTTCCTGATTCTAATGAAACAGGTACTTTAACAGGACATTTGTATT
This genomic window from Flavobacterium sp. CS20 contains:
- a CDS encoding T9SS type A sorting domain-containing protein, whose product is MSSSDGDTYSLNAQVLTDGELKFRQNLSWDTNWGGTGFPSGNAVFNSSDNIPVTAGTYDISFFRDNLTYTFTTLSVEDLAFNQFKLYPNPTKDVWVFNNPGTSIKTIQIFDAFGKTVLELKPNSTQAEVSAQVLSQGLYLAKVSLVDGSETTVKIIKQ
- a CDS encoding head GIN domain-containing protein gives rise to the protein MTTLVKYLSFAILIFNAQCNIDGYNTIKGEGEVTEKEFELSRFEELSLANAWDIKLVQADENKLVIKANKNLIEELKIDQDDLKLKIGTKSKDNIGKADSKLLTIYFADSLTHLKASSGINLFAKEQLNFNDINISSSSGSDVELNVKSQKLNCSSSSGSDMKLKISSTDVVANSSSGSDLHLIGKIQSLQATSSSGSDLNIEGYTDELTANSSSGSDIEAKNLKAINVTATASSGSTINVYPLEVLVGSASSGSDIIYHNKPSVKLDKNESSGGDITYR
- a CDS encoding PspC domain-containing protein is translated as MNKTLDINIANQIFHIDENAYKVLKNYLDAIKSYLANEASRDEIIQDIESRIAELFIERMISDKQVITTEDVNEIIKIMGEPKDYSISDDEDNQHSQAYQKVEKKLYRDKDQSYISGVSAGLAHYLGIDVVWVRLSWILFAILSFGWAILIYILFWILVPEAKTTAEKLAMKGEPINLSNIEKKIKESYDNVSEKIKDVDVKKHSKRVQSSISSFFSELENIIIKIGKVLVKIIGFVLMLFSGLGLLSLIFVALGLGGDSLFGSFDLIDYEIIRLDGLIYNGVPAWLVIVSSFIAIAVPLILIFILSLRLLFSNLKRVSKTFVISISVLWFLSIVSLIFIGINSSLRERVSGEIVNTTSLNIKPQDTLFIKMKGNLNYTVSPFKKNQEKITYDENDKRILYNSNVDVKFNHTSDNNAYIRISKWTYAFDENKARNQAKLITYNYQIDDDQISLNSYFLSPKELNDNYLGVDIDIYIPEYVKISLDKNTDNFVENYFHPLESESKYDEIYVLNDDKLWCASCEKIEPSGNPKE
- a CDS encoding PadR family transcriptional regulator, whose protein sequence is MNIENTKAQMRKGILEYCILSILKNKDAYVAEILDELKSAKLIVVEGTIYPLLTRLKNAELLEYRWEESTGGPPRKYYKLTSSGQAFLDELTASWTDLQIAVKTITNSKTK
- a CDS encoding DUF4442 domain-containing protein — translated: MKPSKVNWYLLFKLPSAWICGVRLKSIEASKSQVTVKHRWINQNPFKSLYFAVQNMATELSTGVLVMQAIQSQNQKVSMLVIESHSEFFKKATGRIRFECQEGQKINRIIDESLRKP
- a CDS encoding RNA polymerase sigma factor, encoding MNNQKEHINSAKEGHQKGFNALLENHWDYVYNYLLKLTHNNYLSEEICIQTFAKAFDKIETYDDNYEFKTWLITICKRLWIDHQRKKEVETTKIDKKTTVIKSEDANIDEQLIQKQYVSNIKAVMKSLKPTDQEV
- a CDS encoding glycosyltransferase, which gives rise to MLTWLELTWLIWLLLYFVFDLLLYLSFLNIPDHCYPQKEHKKLSVIIVAKNEANLLKKNLPFILKQHHPEFEIVIVNDQSDDETLNILKTFAQNYSNLKIVNIKYGKASSKKNAVRKGIEIAKYEHLVFTDADCKPLSHNWLSEIQHYYKDKNSIILGFSPYQKKRGFLNQLIRFETFITALNYFAYSNSGMSYMGVGRNLAYTKSLYNSLNGFKSHQHILSGDDDLFINQASASANFRLCLNPKTYVESQPETSFKSWLAQKRRHITTAPHYKVLHKYLLAFQYLTRLMFWGFVLPSTILFEIENELSGWYISLLLVLLCTKMLINRKIFKKLLTKDLWLSQYFLEITLVLFQFYLFMFNLLSPKKTWS
- a CDS encoding membrane or secreted protein yields the protein MELLIITIILLGLAFAGIAIKIWGKKDGKFAGTCASQSPFLNKDGEACSFCGKSPAEQKDCDYSKSLNHVDLA
- a CDS encoding 1-acyl-sn-glycerol-3-phosphate acyltransferase: MKLAKFVFHTLLGWSIKGQFSKDIPKTVVVVAPHTSWHDFYIGILARKVVNIPIHYVAKKELFDSPFGWYFRWMGGEPIDRTSSQNKVQQIVNIFKSKQEFRLAITPEGTRKKVKTWKSGFYHIAHTAQVPITSVAFDYATKTVSISKPFYTTGNYDKDLKHIKSFYSGVVGKIPEYT
- the htpG gene encoding molecular chaperone HtpG, which gives rise to MANGNINVSVENIFPLIKKFLYSDHEIFLRELISNATDATQKLKHLTRIGEAKIDIGNPQIEVKINKDNKTLHIIDQGIGMTEDEVKKYINEVTFSGAEEFLEKYKDKDSKDAGIIGHFGLGFYSAFMVAHKVEIFTKSWKDAPAVHWSCEGTTEFTLEETDKKTDRGTEIILHINDDEKEFLEDHRISELLNKYNKFMPVPIKFGTKEKELPKAEDAKEDEEPKKVTVDNIINNPNPAWTKQPADLEDKDYKDFYRELYPMQFEEPLFHIHLNVDYPFNLTGILYFPKMTQELAAQKDKIQLYQNQVFVTDNVEGIVPEFLTMLRGVIDSPDIPLNVSRSYLQSDGAVKKISSYISRKVADKLNSLFNNNREEFEQKWNDIKVVIEYGMLTEDKFFEKAQKFALYPTVDDSYLTFDELKEKIEKTQTDKDDKLVILYASDKEAQHTYIESAKDKGYEVLLLDSPIVSHLIQKIETENENKVSFVRVDSDHIDNLIKKDEDKVSKLDEKQKETLKKEFEEVVPKEKYTVQLEDMDSSAMPLMITQPEFMRRMKEMRQTGGGGGMFGMGNMPEMYNLVVNTNHPLIEDILNTKTKKKKQRLINQSLDLALLSQNLLKGEAMTKFIKRSFEMVK